From the genome of Coregonus clupeaformis isolate EN_2021a unplaced genomic scaffold, ASM2061545v1 scaf0100, whole genome shotgun sequence, one region includes:
- the LOC121551065 gene encoding nucleosome-remodeling factor subunit BPTF-like isoform X5: MRGKRGRPPKTLLMQEPSSEPERGLRPRRELRAKGRGSTDVDFESPKRGNNSSSRGRRKVGSSTVSRGRGRGRGGGGGRGTRGRRSIARSVVYDDHESDEDDDAVSLRSEEDELVEEETITDEEEEALNEESDPLEEILEEEDDDASYCTESSFRSQSTHGSTPGRKMTRVHCPRSPIFEEKEIPPLELPRTSEDLMVPSEELLNVSSIYEVLRNFSTVLRLSPFRFEDFCAALVGQEQCTLMAETHTALLKAILREEDTSNTTFGPADLKDSVNSTLYFIDGMTWPEVVRAYCESDQEYHHVLPYQEVEDYPYGPLDSKIKVLQFLVDQFLTTNIAREELMSEGVVQYDDHCRVCHRLGDLLCCETCSAVYHLECVKPPLVEVPEDEWQCEICVAHKVPGVTDCVTEMQKSKPYIRQEPIGYDRQRRQYWFLNRRIIVEEDGEHEKKKIWYYSTKVQLGELIECLDKEYWENDLCAVLEEMREEVHTHMDITEDLTNKARGNNKAFLTAANDEILERVQARQEQRAAEQAEKASQVAGDNNPAIDTTKTEEETPTHCSPRPDNRELQDPESEEEASSQATAALPAGEENTTVQPEPPKPGSSIQDGTLPKPEPPKPGSSTQDGTLPKPEPPKPAEVPCSAPSESGDASMEPEQERPDDKPVDSESHGEEDPSAQCQPTPPPPHPGDENSNSSHVSAPGVLRRPEQPNLADRSSQSSITSQDDTGEGKESVNGEGSGRTNNRIVTRLRNPDSKLSQQKTQADGSPTPRDSKETSPPSSESEVARQGTVRKELTVKGNLNNFFKLGQEGKFRVYHNQFSTNTLGLNKHQHREDHDKRRHLSHKFSLTPAGDFKWNGSIHGSKVLTISTLRLTIIQLETNVPAPFLHPNWASHRTNWIKAVQMCSKAREFALALAIMECAIKPVVMLPVWKDALGHTRLHRMTSMEREEKEKVKKREKKLEDEETMQQATWVKYTIPIKHQVWKQKGEEYRVTGYGGWSWVSKTHVHRFVPRLPGNTNVNYRKALEAAKTGKENAMSGPNKWKRLPKAPTSSETQGKEESTPITEEKDKEQTATVESSGSTSPGEGQTLKEEEEKEDNNITEKVEEKKVDQVEEETEDKMDVDPSPPDTCLSEEKGIVDSKDPSSPTDPAVKVEPRDGEEPKQEDSEAKPPVRPFNWDVVNVSEGFQLRSAYKKKVKTSKLDGLLERRVKQFTLEEKQRLERLKQQSALAKHTISKEKVNTGTTTTVKTEASTADKKQDNLAVTPCTSLKAEGQADSVVKDSIVKRLDFDQEQPVKSQPSGETDNLDVRLGSTCKPQAAGATGPNLNTIGLANHESSVQGNGRDSLSQTELNGGFQKTIDLNSKVNSTSLELALGAAKPPKAEVTIAGENGKKHGYEETEQGNGQRETESMEVDQSKPHQVQVNGKDAVDNKAPVDSKMHLDLANKVDTKAMLQTLEGEIKALPVKEPVKSIMNGTLSQDGLKVNSTVLATSPALADVERKVVVSEPDYLPPQKVARLENNGERVADSVTSSLLGLSTGVPKVSNSTKSEPMEIGQTASNKITPFPIPTAEESSLSNNTTESSSSGALKTVTTTTTTTVSTESRTVQIAEVSSSSKPAVTPAAESSAVSTLTTMTKTTVTRVSSPTLGATVSEETKTVVTATLTDAKSGPSGTSVTSMTVSKEYSTRDRVRLLKFSRSMKTRSGTALPSYRKFVTKSSKKSIFVLPNDDLKKLARRGGIREVPIFNYNAKPALDIWPYPSPRPTFGITWRYRLQTVKSLAGVSLMLRLLWACLRWDDMAVKPSPAVGTTRTESSETAITTTEIIKRRDVGPHGIRSEYCIRKIICPIGVTEAPKETPTPQRKGLRSSALRPKKPEPAKQTGPIVLETWVAEEELEIWEIRAFSERVEREKAQAADQAKVSRTLKTAEEAKAQLEAQLKHQRLAAQQKRLEQQKPGATTSTPTSTPTTSASGTPASLTSQVTSGTKLVLATKLGTPVTFQQNKNFHQSFASWVKQGQGSPGMVQVQQNVLGIIPSSTPGNQRTYSSFQNRNATINIRPNTSTSTTTQPVITTGAQIRPGMTVIRSPLQQGTTMGKTIIRTPLMMQQGILPASQQQVVTQIIRGQPVSTAVSSTSPVQTSAGQRVLGAAPSPRPVTPAPGQSPSPSTPQGGRPQQGQVKLTLAQLTQLTQGAQGGNQGLTVVIQGQGQTTGQLQVIPQGVTVIPGPGQQLMQAAMPNGQVQRFLFTPGASAPAPTPATTASTAVTPVTATTTTPSVPALSQPQVQTPATSQAPAPPVQPPQQAIAPVQPPALAPAPPPVSTHQTQPPPTQIHIPLQSPTALPIQQIAQIPTSPQQVHIKAVSVSPSVTQATVRPIQAHAQLQPQAQAQIRPQQQLQLHHQPQLITLPGLQQQVQVLGTIQTHVAAQLQAQQGGAVPQQIKLQLPIQIQQAGGQVQAHQIQNVVTIQTASVQEQLQRIQQLREQQQQKKKQQEAKREQSLQASSPSDIIQKQVVMNQNAVIENLKQRKTMTPAEREENQRMIVCNQVMKFILDKIDKDEKQAAKKRKKEESVEQKRSKQNASKLSALLFKHKEQLKAEILKKRALLDKELQLEVQEELRRDISRLRKEKEKAQAAASQAAAAAAAAQVASSLSPTMASPSSAHKRKRDDERDSSSAKPKKKKMISTTSKDHKKEVKLYCVCKTPYDEAKFYIGCDLCSNWFHGACVGITEKEAKKMDDYVCNGCKQGQDSQDSEGTTEELYCICRTPYDQTQFYIGCDRCQNWYHGRCVGILQSEANHIDEYVCPQCQSTEDAMTVLTPLTDKDYEGLRRILRSLQAHKMAWPFLEPVDPNDAPDYYGVIKEPMDLSTMEDRLQKRYYNKLTEFVADMTKVFDNCRYYNPNDSPFFQCAEVLEAFFVQKLKGFKASRSHNNKLQTSTS, translated from the exons ATGAGGGGGAAAAGAGGCAGGCCGCCCAAAACCCTGCTGATGCAGGAGCCTTCATCCGAGCCGGAGCGTGGCTTGAGACCCAGGAGAGAGTTGAGGGCAAAGGGGAGAGGTAGTACCGATGTCGATTTTGAGAGTCccaagaggggaaataactctTCATCGAGGGGCAGGAGAAAAGTGGGATCATCCACGGTATCTCGCGGTAGGGGAAGAGGCAGGGGGGGTGGTGGTGGCAGAGGTACTAGGGGCAGACGGTCAATCGCTAGATCTGTGGTTTATGATGATCATGAaagtgatgaagatgatgatgctGTGAGTTTGAGATCTGAGGAGGACGAGTTGGTAGAGGAAGAGACGATAACGGACGAGGAAGAAGAGGCCCTGAACGAGGAGTCAGACCCGCTTGAGGAAATACtcgaggaggaggatgatgatgccAGCTACTGTACTGAGAGCAGCTTTCGGAGTCAGAGCACTCATGGCAGCACTCCGG GGCGGAAGATGACGCGGGTGCATTGCCCTCGCTCGCCAATCTTTGAGGAAAAGGAGATCCCTCCTCTGGAGTTGCCCAGAACCTCTGAGGACCTCATGGTGCCCAGCGAGGAACTGCTCAATGTGTCCTCCATCTACGAGGTGCTGCGCAACTTCAGCACGGTACTGCGGCTCTCTCCCTTCCGCTTCGAGGACTTCTGTGCTGCGCTGGTAGGCCAGGAGCAGTGCACGCTGATGGCAGAGACCCACACGGCCCTGCTGAAGGCCATCCTGCGTGAGGAGGACACATCCAACACCACGTTCGGTCCTGCCGACCTCAAGGACAGCGTCAACTCCACCCTCTACTTCATTGACGGCATGACGTGGCCCGAGGTGGTGCGTGCCTACTGCGAGAGCGACCAGGAGTACCACCATGTCCTGCCCTACCAGGAGGTGGAGGACTACCCCTACGGCCCGCTGGACAGTAAGATCAAGGTGCTGCAGTTCTTGGTGGATCAGTTCCTCACCACCAACATCGCCCGCGAGGAGTTGATGTCAGAGGGGGTGGTGCAGTATGATGACCACTGCAGGGTGTGCCACAGGTTGGGGGACCTGCTGTGCTGTGAGACCTGCTCTGCGGTCTACCACCTGGAGTGTGTGAAGCCGCCACTGGTAGAGGTGCCGGAGGACGAATGGCAGTGTGAGATCTGTGTGGCACACAAGGTGCCCGGAGTCACAGACTGTGTGACAGAGATGCAAAAGAGCAAACCCTACATCCGCCAGGAGCCCATCGGCTACGACCGCCAACGGAGGCAATACTGGTTCCTAAACCGAAGGATCATTGT TGAGGAGGACGGGGAGCATGAGAAGAAGAAGATCTGGTACTACAGCACAAAGGTCCAGCTGGGAGAGCTGATAGAGTGTCTGGACAAGGAGTACTGGGAGAACGACCTGTGTGCCGTCCTCGAGGAAATGAGAGAGGAGGTGCACACTCACATGGACATCACTGAGGACCTCACCAACAAGGCCCGCGGCAACAACAAGGCCTTCCTCACGGCAGCCAACG ATGAGATCCTGGAGCGTGTGCAGGCCAGGCAGGAGCAGCGGGCAGCGGAGCAGGCAGAGAAAGCCAGTCAGGTAGCAGGTGACAACAACCCCGCTATAGACACCAccaagacagaggaagagacccCCACACACTGCTCTCCACGGCCAGACAACAGAGAGCTCCAAGACCCCGAGTCTGAAGAGGAGGCAAGCTCACAAG CAACTGCAGCTCTACCTGCTGGAGAAGAGAACACCACTGTCCAACCTGAGCCCCCTAAGCCTGGCTCATCCATCCAGGACGGCACGCTTCCTAAACCTGAACCCCCTAAGCCTGGCTCGTCCACCCAGGACGGCACGCTTCCTAAACCTGAACCCCCTAAGCCTGCTGAGGTGCCCTGCTCTGCCCCCTCTGAGAGTGGGGACGCCTCCATGGAGCCTGAGCAGGAGAGGCCAG atgataagcctGTAGACTCAGAGTCCCATGGAGAGGAGGACCCCTCTGCCCAGTGCCAGcctactccaccaccaccacaccctgGTGACGAGAACAGCAACAGCAGCCACGTCTCAGCGCCTGGGGTCCTCAGGAGGCCTGAACAGCCAAACCTCGCTGACAGGTCCTCTCAGTCCTCAATCACCAGCCAGGATGACACGG GTGAAGGCAAGGAGAGTGTGAATGGTGAGGGGTCAGGACGGACTAACAATCGCATTGTGACTCGTCTGCGTAACCCGGACAGCAAGCTGAGCCAGCAGAAGACCCAGGCAGATGGCAGCCCTACACCCAGGGACAGCAAGGAG ACATCTCCTCCCAGCTCTGAGAGTGAAGTGGCTCGTCAGGGTACTGTGAGGAAAGAATTGACGGTGAAGGGCAACCTGAACAACTTCTTCAAGCTGGGCCAGGAGGGCAAGTTCCGCGTCTACCACAACCAGTTCAGCACCAACACACTGGGCCTCAACAAGCACCAGCATCGCGAGGACCACGACAAGCGCCGCCACCTCTCCCATAAGTTCAGCCTGACCCCCGCCGGGGATTTCAAGTGGAACGGCTCCATCCACGGCTCCAAGGTGCTGACCATCTCCACCCTGCGGCTCACAATCATCCAGCTGGAGACCAATGTCCCCGCCCCCTTCCTGCACCCCAACTGGGCCTCGCACAG GACAAACTGGATTAAAGCGGTGCAGATGTGCAGTAAGGCTCGGGAGTTTGCCTTGGCGCTGGCCATCATGGAGTGTGCTATCAAACCAGTGGTCATGCTGCCTGTCTGGAAAGATGCACTTGGACACACCAG GCTCCATCGCATGACCTCCATGGAgcgggaggagaaagagaaggtgaaaaagagagagaaaaaactggAGGATGAGGAGACTATGCAGCAGGCCACCTGGGTGAAGTACACCATCCCCATCAAACACCAG gTGTGGAAGCAGAAGGGGGAGGAGTACAGAGTAACGGGGTACGGGGGCTGGAGTTGGGTCAGTAAGACTCACGTCCATCGCTTTGTTCCCAGGCTACCAGGGAACACCAACGTCAACTACCGCAAAGCACTCGAAG CAGCTAAAACTGGCAAAGAAAATGCAATGTCCGGCCCGAACAAATGGAAACGGTTGCCAAAAGCACCAACAAGCTCAGAAACCCAGGGAAAAGAAGAGTCTACTCCAATTACTGAAGAAAAAGACAAGGAGCAAACCGCCACTGTGGAGTCATCTGGGAGCACTTCACCAGGAGAGGGGCAGActctgaaagaggaggaggagaaggaagataACAATATCACAGAGAAGGTGGAGGAAAAAAAAGTTGATCaggtggaggaggagactgaGGACAAGATGGATGTTGACCCCAGTCCACCAGACACCTGTCTCAGTGAGGAAAAAG gtATAGTGGACAGCAAAGACCCCTCGTCACCGACTGACCCTGCTGTGAAGGTGGAGCCCAGGGATGGAGAAGAACCTAAGCAGGAGGACTCTGAGGCCAAGCCACCTGTCCGCCCCTTCAACTGGGATGTGGTGAACGTCAGTGAGGGCTTCCAGCTCCGTTCGGCCTACAAGAAGAAGGTGAAGACGTCCAAGCTCGACGGGCTGCTGGAACGCAGAGTGAAGCAGTTCACCctggaggagaagcagaggctggaGCGGCTCAAACAGCAGTCAGCCTTGGCCAAACACACAATCTCCAAAGAGAAAGTTAATACAGGGACTACCACCACCGTCAAGACTGAAGCTTCTACAGCAGACAAGAAGCAGGACAATTTAGCAGTGACACCGTGCACTAGTCTGAAAGCTGAGGGGCAAGCAGACTCGGTAGTTAAAGACTCAATCGTTAAAAGGCTCGACTTTGACCAGGAGCAGCCAGTGAAATCCCAACCCTCAGGAGAGACAGATAACCTGGACGTCAGATTAGGCTCCACCTGTAAGCCCCAGGCAGCAGGAGCCACAGGCCCCAACCTCAACACCATAGGGTTGGCCAACCATGAGAGCAGTGTTCAGGGCAATGGTAGGGATTCATTATCTCAAACAGAGCTGAATGGAGGCTTCCAGAAAACCATAGACCTCAACAGCAAAGTCAATTCGACATCCCTAGAACTGGCTTTAGGTGCAGCCAAACCTCCCAAAGCAGAGGTGACGATAGCAGGAGAAAACGGTAAGAAGCATGGTTATGAGGAGACAGAGCAAGGCAatggacagagggagacagaaagcatGGAGGTAGACCAAAGCAAACCACATCAAGTGCAGGTGAACGGGAAAGACGCTGTTGACAACAAGGCTCCTGTAGACTCAAAGATGCACTTAGACCTGGCCAACAAAGTGGATACCAAGGCCATGCTCCAGACGTTAGAGGGTGAGATCAAAGCGCTGCCGGTGAAGGAGCCTGTAAAGTCCATTATGAACGGTACTCTCTCTCAGGACGGGTTAAAGGTCAACAGCACTGTGTTAGCCACCAGCCCAGCCTTGGCGGACGTAGAGAGGAAAGTTGTGGTGTCCGAGCCTGACTACCTGCCTCCTCAGAAGGTTGCCAGACTGGAGAATAATGGCGAAAGGGTGGCAGACTCTGTCACCTCGTCATTGTTAGGGCTGTCCACTGGTGTTCCCAAGGTAAGCAACAGTACCAAGTCTGAGCCAATGGAGATTGGGCAGACGGCATCCAATAAGATCACCCCGTTTCCTATCCCCACTGCAGAGGAGTCCAGCTTGAGTAACAACACCACAGAGAGTAGCAGTAGTGGGGCGCTGAAGACCGTCACCACAACCACTACTACCACCGTGTCGACAGAGTCTCGCACGGTGCAGATAGCCGAGGTCTCCAGCAGCAGTAAGCCTGCAGTGACGCCTGCTGCAGAGAGCAGTGCTGTGTCCACCCTcaccaccatgaccaagaccactGTCACCAGGGTCAGCTCCCCGACCCTCGGGGCCACCGTCTCCGAGGAGACCAAGACTGTTGTCACGGCAACGTTGACAGATGCCAAATCTGGCCCCTCAGGCACTTCGGTCACCTCCATGACGGTCAGTAAGGAGTACTCCACCAGAGATCGTGTCCGGCTGCTCAAGTTCTCCCGCTCCATGAAGACCCGCTCTGGCACGGCCCTCCCCTCCTACCGCAAGTTTGTCACTAAGAGTAGCAAGAAGAGCATCTTTGTACTGCCTAATGATGACCTGAAGAAGCTGGCGAGGAGAGGGGGCATCAGAGAGGTGCCCATCTTCAACTACAACGCCAAGCCAGCCCTGGACATCTGGCCCTATCCCTCCCCCAGACCCACCTTTGGAATCACGTGGAG ATACCGTCTCCAGACTGTAAAGTCTCTGGCGGGGGTCAGTCTGATGCTGCGGCTGCTCTGGGCCTGCCTGAGGTGGGATGACATGGCCGTCAAGCCCTCTCCTGCTGTAGGAACCACCCGCACAG AATCCTCGGAAACTGCGATCACCACAACGGAGATCATCAAGCGGCGAGATGTGGGGCCGCACGGCATCCGTTCGGAATACTGCATCAGGAAGATAATCTGCCCCATTGGCGTTACCGAAGCTCCCAAAG AAACACCCACGCCCCAGAGGAAAGGCCTGCGCTCCAGCGCTCTGAGGCCAAAGAAGCCTGAGCCGGCCAAGCAGACTGGGCCCATCGTCTTAGAGACGTGGGTGGCCGAGGAGGAGCTGGAGATCTGGGAGATCAGAGCCTTTTCAGAAAG GGTTGAGAGGGAGAAGGCCCAGGCTGCAGACCAGGCAAAGGTTAGTAGAACGCTGAAGACAGCAGAGGAGGCCAAGGCCCAATTGGAGGCTCAGCTAAAGCACCAGAGATTGGCTGCTCAGCAG AAACGGTTGGAGCAACAGAAGCCTGGTGCCACCACCTCCACCCCCACCAGCACCCCTACAACCTCAGCCTCTGGCACTCCGGCATCCCTGACCAGCCAGGTCACGTCGGGGACTAAACTGGTCCTGGCCACCAAGCTGGGGACACCTGTCACATTTCAGCAGAACAAGAACTTCCATCAATCTTTTGCTTCCTGGGTCAAGCAGGGCCAGGGTAGTCCAG GTATGGTGCAGGTCCAGCAGAATGTCCTGGGCATTATTCCATCCAGCACCCCAGGCAACCAGCGGACCTACTCCTCATTCCAGAACCGCAACGCCACCATCAACATCAGACCCAACACCTCCACCTCAACCACTACTCAGCCG GTCATCACCACTGGAGCCCAGATTCGTCCGGGCATGACGGTGATCCGATCGCCTCTACAGCAGGGCACCACCATGGGCAAAACCATCATCAGAACCCCCTTGATGATGCAACAAGGTATTCTACCAGCCA GCCAGCAGCAGGTGGTGACTCAGATCATCCGGGGCCAGCCTGTCTCCACAGCAGTTTCCAGTACCAGCCCTGTGCAGACCAGCGCAGGCCAGAGGGTGCTGGGTGCCGCCCCGTCCCCCCGTCCTGTCACCCCTGCCCCCGGGCAGTCCCCATCACCATCCACCCCCCAAGGCGGCCGACCACAGCAGGGCCAGGTCAAACTCACCCTGGCCCAGCTCACCCAGCTAACACAGGGGGCACAG ggaGGGAACCAGGGTCTCACAGTAGTGATCCAGGGACAGGGCCAGACCACAGGCCAGCTGCAGGTCATCCCCCAAGGGGTGACGGTCATCCCAGGCCCTGGGCAGCAGCTCATGCAGGCTGCCATGCCCAACGGCCAGGTGCAGCGCTTCCTCTTCACCCCGGGGGCATCAGCCCCTGCCCCCACCCCCGCCACCACGGCCAGCACTGCTGTCACCCCCGTCACAGCCACCACAACCACACCCTCAGTGCCAG CACTGTCTCAGCCTCAGGTTCAGACTCCCGCCACCTCTCAAGCACCGGCACCACCAGTCCAGCCTCCTCAACAGGCTATCGCTCCAGTCCAGCCCCCTGCCCTCGCTCCTGCCCCCCCTCCAGTGTCCACACATCAGACTCAACCCCCTCCGACTCAAATCCACATCCCCCTCCAGTCCCCCACTGCTTTACCCATCCAGCAGATAGCCCAGATCCCAACCTCTCCACAACAGGTCCATATAAAGGCTGTCTCCGTCTCCCCCTCCGTCACCCAGGCCACAGTGAGGCCCATCCAGGCCCATGCTCAActccagccccaggctcaggCTCAGATCAGGCCACAGCAGCAGCTGCAGCTCCACCACCAACCCCAGCTGATCACGTTGCCGGGGCTGCAGCAGCAGGTCCAGGTGCTGGGTACCATCCAGACCCACGTGGCGGCCCAGCTCCAGGCCCAGCAGGGTGGGGCGGTGCCCCAGCAGATCAAGCTGCAGCTGCCTATCCAGATCCAGCAGGCAGGGGGCCAGGTGCAGGCCCACCAGATCCAGAACGTGGTGACCATCCAGACGGCCAGCGTGCAGGAGCAACTGCAGAGGATCCAGCAgctcagagagcagcagcagcagaagaaGAAGCAGCAGGAGGCCAAGAGGGAGCAGAGCCTGCAGGCCTCCAGCCCCAGCGACATCATCCAGAAACAGGTGGTGATGAACCAGAATGCTGTGATAGAAAATCTGAAACAGAGGAAGACCATGACTCCAGCAGAGCGGGAGGAGAACCAGAG AATGATCGTCTGCAACCAGGTGATGAAGTTCATCCTGGACAAGATCGACAAGGACGAGAAGCAGGCGGCtaagaagaggaagaaggaggagtCTGTGGAGCAGAAACGCAGCAAGCAGAATGCCTCCAAGCTCTCTGCGCTGCTCTTCAAGCACAAAGAGCAGCTCAAGGCTGAGATCCTGAAGAAGAGGGCTCTACTGGACAAGGAGCTGCAGCTGGAGGTTCAG gaggagCTGAGGAGGGACATCAGCAGGctgaggaaggagaaggagaaggccCAAGCTGCAGCCTCTCAGGCAGCCGCTGCTGCAGCTGCAGCCCAGGtagcctcctccctctcccctaccATGGCCTCGCCCTCCTCCGCCCACAAACGCAAGAGGGACGACGAGAGGGACTCGTCCTCCGCCAAgcccaagaagaagaagatgatatCCACTACCTCAAAGGATCACAAGAAGGAAGTCAAGCTGTACTGTGTCTGTAAAACGCCCTATGACGAGGCCAA GTTCTACATTGGGTGCGACCTGTGCTCCAACTGGTTCCACGGTGCGTGTGTGGGCATCACGGAGAAGGAGGCCAAGAAGATGGACGACTACGTTTGTAATGGCTGCAAGCAGGGCCAGGACTCACAGGACTCAGAGGGCACAACGGAGGAGCTGTACTGCATCTGCCGGACGCCATACGACCAAACACA GTTTTACATTGGCTGCGACCGTTGCCAGAACTGGTACCACGGGCGCTGTGTGGGCATCCTGCAGAGCGAGGCCAACCACATAGACGAATACGTGTGCCCGCAGTGTCAGTCCACGGAGGACGCCATGACAGTCCTCACACCGCTAACAGACAAGGACTACGAGGGGTTAAGAAGAATCCTGCGCTCCTTACAG GCTCACAAAATGGCGTGGCCGTTCCTTGAACCAGTAGATCCCAACGATGCTCCTGATTATTATGGTGTTATAAAGGAACCGATGG ACCTCTCCACAATGGAAGACAGATTACAGAAACGGTATTACAACAAGCTCACCGAGTTTGTGGCAGATATGACCAAAGTCTTTGACAACTGCCGCTACTACAACCCCAATGACTCACCCTTCTTTCAGTGTGCCGAAGTTCTGGAGGCATTCTTTGTACAGAAGCTCAAAGGTTTCAAAGCTAGCAG